One window of the Chryseotalea sp. WA131a genome contains the following:
- the rimO gene encoding 30S ribosomal protein S12 methylthiotransferase RimO: MKTKGTKKTKVNIVTLGCSKNLVDSEVLLTQLKGNGIDVTHESKKDDANIVVINTCGFIDNAKQESIDTILRYVDAKQEGLVEKVYVTGCLSQRYSQDLEKEIPAVDAWFGTRDLSRLLKQLNANYKHELVGERILTNPSHFAYLKISEGCDRPCSFCAIPLMRGKHVSRPIEELVVEAKNLVKNGTKELLLIAQDSTYYGLDIYKKRNLSDLLKHLSDVEGIDWIRLHYAFPTGFPLDVLDVMAERSNICKYLDIPLQHGSTEVLKIMRRGTTREKTEELLQTIRAKVPAIAIRTTLIAGHPGETEERFNEMMEFVERSRFDRMGVFPYSHEENTHAYSLTDDVPAEVKQERVDALMELQQGISLELNQAKVGKTFKVLIDRKEGGSFVGRTEFDSPEVDNEVILDGTKNYLRVGDFVQAKVKSATEFDLLAEVV, translated from the coding sequence TTGAAAACGAAAGGCACCAAAAAGACCAAAGTCAATATTGTGACGCTGGGTTGCTCTAAAAATCTTGTGGATTCTGAAGTGTTGTTGACGCAGTTAAAAGGCAACGGCATTGATGTAACCCACGAATCCAAAAAAGACGATGCCAACATTGTGGTCATCAACACGTGCGGTTTTATCGACAACGCGAAGCAAGAATCTATTGACACCATATTGCGCTATGTGGATGCCAAGCAAGAAGGATTGGTAGAGAAAGTGTACGTAACGGGTTGCCTTTCGCAGCGCTATAGTCAAGATTTGGAAAAAGAGATTCCGGCCGTGGATGCGTGGTTTGGTACCCGCGATCTATCGCGTTTGCTGAAACAACTTAATGCAAATTACAAACATGAATTGGTGGGCGAACGCATACTCACCAACCCAAGCCATTTTGCATATTTGAAAATCTCCGAAGGCTGCGATCGACCTTGTTCGTTTTGTGCCATCCCGCTCATGCGGGGAAAACATGTTTCTCGTCCGATTGAAGAGCTGGTAGTAGAAGCAAAAAATTTGGTCAAGAACGGTACAAAAGAATTGCTGTTGATTGCGCAAGATTCGACCTACTACGGTTTGGATATTTATAAAAAGCGTAACCTTTCTGATTTACTCAAACATCTATCCGATGTAGAAGGCATTGATTGGATTCGCCTGCATTATGCTTTCCCAACGGGCTTTCCGCTGGATGTATTGGATGTAATGGCCGAGCGAAGCAACATTTGCAAGTATTTGGATATTCCTTTGCAACATGGCTCTACCGAAGTATTGAAGATCATGAGGCGTGGCACTACACGGGAAAAAACGGAGGAGTTATTGCAAACCATTCGCGCAAAAGTGCCAGCCATTGCCATTCGCACTACGTTGATTGCCGGACACCCTGGAGAGACCGAAGAACGTTTTAATGAAATGATGGAGTTCGTGGAGCGCTCGCGGTTTGATAGAATGGGTGTATTCCCGTATTCGCACGAAGAAAATACGCATGCCTATTCGTTGACTGATGATGTGCCTGCCGAGGTAAAACAAGAGCGCGTAGATGCGCTTATGGAATTGCAGCAAGGAATTTCCCTGGAATTAAATCAGGCCAAAGTAGGTAAGACTTTTAAAGTATTAATCGACAGAAAAGAGGGAGGAAGTTTTGTTGGTCGCACGGAGTTTGATTCACCCGAAGTGGACAACGAAGTAATTCTGGATGGCACCAAAAACTATTTGCGTGTGGGAGATTTTGTTCAGGCAAAAGTGAAAAGCGCAACGGAGTTTGATTTGCTGGCAGAAGTCGTTTAG
- the ftsY gene encoding signal recognition particle-docking protein FtsY has translation MSFLGNLFSKEKKETLDSGLQKSKESFFGKLGKAIAGKSTVDDEVLDSLEEILISSDVGVDTTLKIIQRIQARVAKDKYLGTSGLDSILKEEVAALLSENNATDTRDFEIPNTAKPYVLMVVGVNGVGKTTTIGKLSAQLKKNGKSVVLGAADTFRAAAVDQLKLWGERVGVPVIAKGMNTDPSAVAFEAVQKGVELGADVIIIDTAGRLHTKVNLMQELSKIKRVMQKVIADAPHDVMLVLDGSTGQNAVIQAREFTKATDVTCLTITKLDGTAKGGVVIGISDEFKIPVRYIGVGEKVDDLQTFNKTEFVDSLFRKR, from the coding sequence ATGTCTTTCCTCGGCAACCTGTTCAGCAAAGAAAAAAAAGAAACCCTCGATAGCGGCCTGCAAAAGTCGAAAGAGAGTTTCTTTGGCAAGCTGGGCAAAGCCATTGCCGGCAAATCGACTGTAGACGATGAGGTGTTGGATAGCCTAGAGGAAATTTTGATTTCTTCGGATGTAGGCGTAGATACCACCTTAAAAATCATTCAACGCATTCAAGCAAGGGTGGCCAAAGACAAATATCTGGGCACTTCAGGGCTAGATTCAATCCTAAAGGAAGAAGTGGCCGCTTTGCTTTCTGAAAACAATGCAACCGATACCCGCGACTTCGAAATACCCAACACCGCCAAGCCATATGTGTTGATGGTAGTAGGTGTAAATGGTGTGGGCAAAACAACTACCATTGGTAAGCTATCTGCTCAGCTAAAAAAGAATGGCAAAAGCGTGGTGTTGGGTGCAGCCGATACATTTAGGGCCGCTGCTGTAGACCAGTTGAAACTTTGGGGCGAGCGGGTGGGCGTGCCCGTGATCGCCAAAGGAATGAATACCGACCCTTCTGCCGTTGCTTTTGAAGCCGTGCAAAAAGGGGTTGAATTAGGTGCCGATGTAATCATTATCGATACTGCCGGGCGGCTTCACACCAAAGTGAACCTGATGCAAGAACTCTCGAAAATAAAACGGGTGATGCAAAAAGTAATTGCAGATGCCCCCCACGATGTGATGTTGGTATTGGATGGCAGCACGGGGCAAAATGCCGTGATTCAAGCGAGAGAGTTTACCAAAGCCACCGATGTAACTTGCCTTACCATTACCAAGCTGGATGGCACCGCCAAAGGCGGGGTTGTCATTGGCATATCTGATGAGTTTAAAATTCCCGTTCGCTACATTGGTGTAGGTGAAAAGGTTGACGACCTACAAACATTCAACAAGACGGAGTTTGTGGATTCGCTTTTCCGCAAACGTTAA
- a CDS encoding DUF4295 domain-containing protein: MAKKVVASLKKTDGKNYAKVIRAVKSDKTGAYIFKSEIVTTDLVKETLAKK; the protein is encoded by the coding sequence ATGGCAAAGAAAGTAGTTGCATCGCTTAAGAAAACAGACGGTAAGAACTATGCAAAGGTGATCCGCGCTGTGAAGTCTGACAAAACAGGGGCTTACATTTTCAAATCTGAAATCGTGACAACTGATTTGGTGAAAGAAACATTGGCCAAAAAATAA
- the rpmG gene encoding 50S ribosomal protein L33, translating to MARNKNRIQVILECTEHKTSGMPGMSRYITTKNRKNTTERIELKKYNPVLKKVTLHKEIK from the coding sequence ATGGCACGGAATAAAAACAGAATACAGGTAATTTTAGAGTGCACCGAGCACAAGACCAGCGGCATGCCCGGCATGAGCCGCTACATTACCACCAAAAACCGCAAAAACACTACGGAGCGTATCGAGTTAAAAAAATACAACCCGGTATTGAAAAAAGTAACGTTACACAAAGAAATTAAATAA
- a CDS encoding 50S ribosomal protein L28, with product MARVCELTGKRTRVGNNVSHANNKTKRKFYPNLQVKRFYIPEEGKWITLKVSTKALKTINMKGISAVIKESKEKGLYTA from the coding sequence ATGGCAAGGGTTTGTGAACTTACTGGAAAAAGGACGCGCGTAGGGAACAACGTGTCGCACGCTAACAACAAAACAAAGCGTAAATTTTACCCTAATCTTCAAGTGAAGCGCTTTTATATTCCTGAAGAAGGCAAGTGGATTACTTTAAAAGTTTCTACCAAGGCTCTCAAAACCATCAACATGAAAGGTATTTCAGCCGTTATCAAAGAATCGAAAGAGAAAGGCCTTTACACCGCATAA
- a CDS encoding HAD family phosphatase, with protein MTRIAFIFDMDGVIIHSNPYHKIALHQFCEKYGYHLTEDELRNRIYGRTNKQWITNLFGRTLSPEELHFYAEEKEALFRELMKDDMKPLPGLPTFLDKLNEYKFARAIGTSAPKSNVDFVMSKTNLGDYFSTILDDSFVENGKPHPEIYLKCAAALNFAPENCIVFEDSLSGVASGKAAGAKVVGVATTHTHQELAGTDFVIDDFQGLDPMELANKIFK; from the coding sequence ATGACACGTATAGCCTTTATCTTCGACATGGATGGTGTGATCATCCACAGCAACCCCTATCATAAAATTGCCCTTCATCAGTTTTGTGAAAAATATGGTTATCACCTTACGGAAGATGAACTGCGCAACCGCATTTATGGCCGCACCAACAAACAATGGATCACGAATCTGTTTGGTCGGACATTATCGCCCGAAGAATTGCATTTCTATGCCGAAGAAAAAGAAGCCCTATTTCGTGAATTGATGAAAGATGACATGAAGCCGTTGCCGGGCTTGCCCACTTTTCTAGACAAACTGAACGAATATAAATTCGCACGGGCCATCGGCACCTCTGCTCCCAAAAGCAATGTTGACTTTGTGATGAGCAAAACAAATTTAGGCGACTACTTCTCTACTATATTAGATGACAGCTTTGTTGAAAACGGAAAGCCCCACCCCGAAATTTATTTAAAGTGTGCGGCTGCCCTCAACTTTGCACCCGAAAACTGCATTGTCTTTGAAGATTCTCTTTCTGGTGTTGCTTCAGGCAAGGCCGCGGGTGCAAAAGTGGTAGGCGTGGCCACCACGCATACACATCAAGAATTAGCAGGTACAGATTTTGTGATTGATGATTTTCAGGGGCTGGATCCAATGGAATTAGCCAATAAGATTTTCAAATAG